In a single window of the Phycisphaerae bacterium genome:
- a CDS encoding DUF1570 domain-containing protein, translating into MAGWLPALGWASDPAELLAARPANEPAVSEMLSRVGPGAQRLDTDHFVLVCTAGEPLAREYAARLEAVYRAHVRFTENLGLPARLPRHKLEIYFLGTHSEFEAQRAAIASVPAGALGFYDHHTNRCTFFDLETAPALAAVRASIEQSLPEERPRLKGRLERRRSLLALSIVQHESAHQVQANLGLLPQSERVPTWLREGLAMLFEVPCDGSLTPRAPVNGYRLHEFSKLYPTPAALPDLRRLLSDDAAWCEGPCYPLAWAVTRFLWAQQPTALTALLRRCADPAGWPASIAERAALLDNLVGPLDAAWSARLHAETQALPLDESAWAE; encoded by the coding sequence ATGGCCGGGTGGCTGCCTGCGCTCGGCTGGGCGAGTGATCCCGCGGAACTGCTGGCCGCCCGGCCGGCAAACGAGCCCGCGGTGTCTGAAATGCTGTCGCGCGTCGGACCGGGGGCCCAGCGCCTGGATACGGACCATTTCGTCCTGGTCTGCACGGCCGGGGAGCCGCTGGCCCGCGAGTATGCAGCGCGCCTCGAAGCCGTCTATCGCGCCCACGTGCGCTTCACTGAGAACTTGGGGCTGCCCGCCCGGCTACCACGCCACAAGCTCGAGATCTACTTTCTCGGCACGCACAGCGAGTTTGAAGCGCAGCGCGCCGCAATCGCATCCGTGCCCGCCGGCGCCCTTGGGTTCTACGATCATCACACCAACCGCTGCACGTTCTTCGATCTCGAGACCGCACCGGCGCTCGCGGCGGTGCGGGCCAGCATTGAACAGTCGCTGCCTGAGGAGCGTCCGCGGCTGAAGGGTCGCCTGGAGCGCCGGCGCAGCTTGCTCGCCCTGTCCATTGTCCAGCACGAGTCCGCCCACCAGGTGCAGGCGAATCTCGGGTTGCTCCCGCAATCCGAGCGCGTTCCAACCTGGTTGCGTGAGGGTCTGGCCATGTTGTTCGAGGTGCCCTGCGACGGGTCGTTGACACCGCGCGCGCCGGTGAACGGCTATCGCCTGCACGAGTTCAGCAAGCTCTACCCCACGCCGGCCGCGCTGCCGGACCTGCGCCGCCTCCTGAGCGACGACGCCGCGTGGTGTGAAGGGCCTTGCTACCCACTGGCCTGGGCGGTAACGCGTTTCCTGTGGGCCCAGCAACCAACCGCGCTCACCGCATTGCTGCGGCGGTGCGCGGACCCCGCCGGGTGGCCCGCCAGCATCGCCGAGCGGGCAGCGCTACTGGACAATCTCGTCGGCCCGCTCGACGCGGCCTGGAGTGCGCGGCTGCACGCCGAGACCCAGGCCCTGCCGCTCGATGAGTCCGCCTGGGCGGAGTGA
- a CDS encoding DUF1570 domain-containing protein, which produces MRHSVHILALLAAVVLATQVVAPARAEIEGRYRIELMNGKYVEGDVKELPDGSYEVKTKHGVVVTVKRNEVRELRSLEEASAAAGAGGAGGTKRAAYRRAITDAEIAAILSGVTANPDESTSGAARDDMLAELPLNEESLAEMKKVAGPEAKVLIKPHFVMVYTSSDEAARKLASRVESIYRWKVQFMRMLNLPARRPEHKLEIHYFGTYKEFQALTQVPLGVMGFYRPDARRSFFFDYETHPFVADDVARIKDKNTPWQERQRLRNRVNRLVENQNLEVIQHETGHHIDFNIGLFPNNGLARKASVPLWLVEGTTMMFEVPPTSAGASLGVLNHNRLNQLRTTWGPHPLSLEEWRRFIVDNQMWRNPPRGNEADSYCLGWSLVYYLWKEHRAGYAQYCKTVFDREEDVELTVSEREKEFEDIFGRVDEKWIEDFYKFLDSLQLKRSLLPPGEEGPLEPQRDSPQQSDGGRGRGRGPR; this is translated from the coding sequence ATGAGGCATTCAGTGCACATCCTCGCCCTGCTGGCCGCCGTCGTGCTGGCCACGCAGGTGGTCGCGCCGGCGCGGGCGGAAATCGAAGGGCGCTACCGCATCGAACTGATGAACGGCAAGTACGTCGAGGGCGACGTCAAGGAGCTGCCGGACGGTTCATACGAGGTGAAGACCAAGCACGGCGTTGTCGTGACGGTCAAGCGGAACGAGGTGCGCGAGCTCCGTTCGCTCGAGGAAGCCTCCGCCGCGGCGGGCGCGGGCGGCGCGGGCGGCACCAAGCGGGCCGCGTACCGGCGTGCGATCACGGACGCGGAGATCGCGGCCATTCTCTCGGGCGTGACGGCCAACCCGGACGAATCCACGAGCGGGGCGGCGCGCGATGACATGCTGGCCGAGCTGCCGCTGAACGAGGAATCGCTGGCGGAAATGAAGAAGGTCGCCGGCCCCGAGGCGAAGGTGCTGATCAAGCCGCACTTCGTGATGGTCTACACTTCGTCGGACGAGGCAGCCAGAAAGCTCGCTTCGCGCGTCGAGTCGATCTACCGCTGGAAGGTGCAGTTCATGCGCATGCTAAACCTCCCGGCGCGCCGCCCGGAACACAAGCTGGAGATCCACTACTTCGGCACCTACAAGGAGTTTCAGGCCCTGACGCAGGTGCCCCTGGGCGTCATGGGTTTCTACCGACCCGATGCGCGGCGTTCGTTCTTCTTCGACTACGAGACGCATCCGTTCGTCGCCGATGACGTTGCCCGGATCAAGGACAAGAACACGCCGTGGCAGGAGCGCCAGCGGCTGCGCAACCGCGTCAACCGGTTGGTCGAGAACCAGAACCTGGAAGTGATCCAGCATGAGACCGGGCACCACATCGACTTCAATATCGGGCTGTTCCCGAACAATGGCTTGGCCCGCAAGGCCAGTGTTCCCTTGTGGCTGGTCGAAGGGACAACGATGATGTTCGAGGTCCCGCCAACCTCGGCCGGCGCGAGCCTGGGGGTCTTGAACCACAACCGCCTCAATCAGTTGCGCACCACCTGGGGGCCCCACCCCCTGTCGCTTGAAGAATGGAGGCGCTTCATCGTTGACAACCAAATGTGGCGCAACCCGCCCCGCGGCAACGAAGCGGACTCGTATTGCTTGGGGTGGTCCCTCGTGTACTACCTCTGGAAGGAACACCGCGCCGGCTACGCCCAGTACTGCAAAACCGTCTTCGACCGCGAGGAAGACGTCGAGTTGACCGTGAGCGAGCGGGAAAAGGAATTCGAGGACATCTTCGGCCGGGTCGACGAAAAGTGGATCGAAGACTTCTACAAGTTCCTTGACTCGTTGCAGCTCAAGCGGTCGCTTCTGCCGCCGGGCGAAGAAGGGCCACTCGAGCCCCAGCGTGACTCCCCGCAGCAGTCGGACGGCGGTCGTGGACGCGGTCGCGGGCCGCGCTAG
- a CDS encoding CPBP family intramembrane metalloprotease, with protein MADGLGLRWLPSVSLSPRERRRWQHYLRFSRRPLHSLIFLAPFVLWYELGAARPAGGTAPGSELLAHGVIQDLLSWFGFVGAWLPPIVLVITLLVAHKFRRDRWRVRWSVFPAMVLECALLALPLLALSALFEAPPAARLRDALGAGIYEELVFRMLLLSGLTWLAVELLRIPRPAAVWVAVALGAILFALCHFAPLGSEAPAWKPFWFKTAAGVYLAVVFLGRGLGVAAGSHAAYNMLLVWLRSSPG; from the coding sequence ATGGCCGACGGACTGGGATTGCGGTGGCTGCCGAGCGTATCGCTTTCGCCACGGGAGCGCCGGCGCTGGCAGCATTACCTGCGATTCTCACGCCGCCCCCTCCACAGCCTCATCTTCCTCGCACCGTTCGTGCTCTGGTATGAGCTCGGCGCCGCGCGACCCGCCGGTGGCACCGCGCCGGGCAGCGAGCTGCTGGCTCACGGCGTGATCCAGGATCTGCTGAGCTGGTTCGGGTTCGTCGGCGCATGGTTGCCACCGATCGTGCTGGTCATCACCCTGCTGGTGGCGCACAAGTTCCGGCGTGATCGCTGGCGCGTGCGCTGGTCGGTCTTCCCGGCGATGGTGCTCGAATGTGCGCTGCTGGCCCTGCCGCTACTGGCGTTGAGCGCCCTCTTTGAGGCCCCGCCCGCCGCCCGGCTGCGCGACGCACTCGGCGCCGGCATTTACGAGGAACTGGTGTTCCGGATGCTGCTGCTAAGCGGGCTCACGTGGCTGGCAGTCGAGCTACTGCGAATTCCGCGCCCGGCGGCTGTGTGGGTCGCCGTCGCGTTGGGCGCCATCCTCTTCGCGCTCTGCCATTTCGCCCCGCTGGGCTCGGAAGCGCCCGCCTGGAAGCCGTTTTGGTTCAAGACGGCGGCCGGCGTGTACCTGGCGGTAGTCTTCCTCGGCCGCGGGCTGGGCGTGGCCGCGGGCAGCCAC